One Alkalispirochaeta americana DNA segment encodes these proteins:
- a CDS encoding vWA domain-containing protein, with product MTFLYPVYLWLLLGVPLVMGLLLFAAWRSREALTAYLGGKLLQDALEILVLKNFISAVLFTMALALLVVSLGGPQWGSRSVEEERRGLELVFLVDVSNSMLVEDVLPSRLARTREVARSVASRFPEASKGIVVFKGGSSVLVPLTGDPAAFDLAISYLSPSLVTSPGTDLNEALPAAADLFPGGTPRHRVILLFSDGGHDLGVSRQVLEDLRDRGTPVFTVLTGTPAGGTIPATDGGVLRDGHGDPVIVGVNSRRMEEIASVTGGKAYSISETTIVNRLVQDLEHLSGEGVSVLFRQVSVDRYHLFVLAALGLLVVMILVQSFRWRDLL from the coding sequence ATGACCTTTCTGTATCCGGTGTATCTGTGGCTTCTCCTGGGGGTTCCTCTGGTGATGGGACTTCTGCTCTTTGCGGCCTGGCGTTCCCGCGAGGCTCTGACGGCCTATCTGGGGGGCAAGCTGCTCCAGGATGCTCTGGAAATACTTGTCCTGAAGAACTTCATTTCAGCGGTCCTTTTTACCATGGCGCTGGCGCTGCTGGTGGTCTCCCTGGGGGGGCCTCAGTGGGGAAGCCGCTCGGTGGAGGAAGAACGCCGTGGCCTTGAACTGGTTTTCCTGGTGGATGTTTCCAACAGCATGCTTGTGGAAGACGTGTTGCCTTCCCGGCTGGCTCGAACCAGGGAAGTGGCCCGGTCGGTGGCCTCGCGCTTTCCCGAGGCATCCAAGGGTATTGTTGTTTTCAAGGGAGGGTCCTCGGTGCTGGTTCCTCTCACGGGGGATCCTGCAGCGTTCGATCTGGCGATCAGCTACCTCTCGCCCTCCCTGGTTACCAGCCCCGGAACGGATTTGAACGAAGCCCTTCCTGCGGCGGCAGATCTCTTCCCCGGGGGGACCCCCCGGCATCGGGTGATTTTGCTCTTCAGCGATGGAGGGCACGATCTGGGGGTCAGTCGACAGGTTCTGGAAGATCTCCGCGATCGGGGTACCCCGGTTTTTACCGTTCTCACGGGAACGCCTGCGGGTGGCACGATTCCTGCCACCGATGGAGGGGTTCTCCGTGACGGCCATGGCGATCCTGTCATTGTGGGGGTGAATTCCCGGCGAATGGAGGAGATCGCCTCGGTTACGGGGGGGAAGGCCTATTCAATTTCCGAGACTACCATCGTGAATCGCCTGGTCCAGGATTTGGAACACCTGAGCGGTGAGGGCGTGTCGGTTCTGTTCCGGCAGGTTTCGGTGGACCGCTATCACCTCTTTGTCCTGGCTGCTCTGGGATTACTCGTGGTAATGATTCTTGTTCAGAGTTTTCGGTGGAGGGATCTTCTGTGA
- a CDS encoding tetratricopeptide repeat protein yields MKHARALVVVVVVIFSLPGCNIHRPHILALGGNYSVSRGEYQAAIVSYLRAQESAEYSPWLSYNLGNVYHYLGESEAALERWDSSRESDSRELLFGASFNSGVYYFEQGRYREARRQFRIALEVNPSSVAAKQNFELTLERLSAEADLTGAGGLTERAGPASGISPGGAGTNRMLDYIKRREEQRWRANQETRVSPDVQDW; encoded by the coding sequence GTGAAACATGCAAGAGCCCTGGTGGTTGTAGTGGTGGTTATCTTCTCCTTGCCGGGCTGCAACATTCATCGGCCTCACATCCTTGCCCTGGGAGGGAACTACAGTGTAAGCCGTGGAGAGTATCAAGCGGCCATTGTCAGCTATCTGCGGGCCCAGGAGTCGGCAGAATACAGCCCCTGGCTTTCCTATAACCTGGGCAACGTCTATCACTACCTGGGAGAATCCGAGGCCGCTTTGGAACGCTGGGATTCTTCCCGGGAGAGCGACAGTCGGGAACTGCTCTTCGGGGCAAGCTTCAACAGCGGGGTTTACTATTTCGAACAAGGGCGATACCGCGAGGCCCGGCGTCAGTTCCGCATTGCGCTGGAGGTGAACCCCTCGAGTGTCGCGGCAAAACAAAACTTTGAGCTCACCCTGGAGCGTCTCAGCGCTGAGGCGGACCTCACCGGTGCGGGCGGGTTGACGGAACGGGCCGGTCCCGCCTCGGGGATCTCTCCGGGCGGTGCCGGAACCAACCGGATGCTGGACTACATCAAGCGCAGAGAGGAGCAACGATGGCGGGCAAATCAGGAAACCCGAGTATCGCCGGACGTTCAGGATTGGTGA
- a CDS encoding BatD family protein, which translates to MAGKSGNPSIAGRSGLVISLRRGVGYFLLVLFLSGVVVPKGDSSAQEQILGFPGVQDERILTVSGPRRYEVVLGERFSAQVFLDQVSPEEVRLVLPELPPGIDVQEIPVLISRPDGVVEVRLEMIARQAGRFIIDSVMIETDQGPWFVPPLLVEAAPSRGASVPFGARWRLLQDRVFQGQSVPVVLEITGIDSFTYPESINVRPPQTGLFEEISGVGRVVTQSVAGVELFTIPVAVFLFTPTSSGQVVLPAASVEALAVTAHTTALEIPVEPLPPAVDLTGAVGRFDYSLSLDRELLREGETGELVMHIEGEGNLLVLDFPRVSLVGLSEVDENDSSDVLPDTESLLGYRGTRTRTLRFQPLEEEGRGSITVSAFSYLDPETAVVHTVSPRTFFLELLSESEERVGDRESPELNLLSLAELQQPRWYRLRDLVWPFFFFLLGPLVFAVVRLLSVRSSGGGKGRGVSRTGAISLVLGGFLFLSAGTIVPLLNQRRLLRAEELLSQGKADVAGVLYDLELQDHPNHAGLHFNRGVLALQADNALATVYHLRRAARLAPEKSAFREALQEASLYFDIPDQLELPAAVRPDFFFLALFAVWTLFWMLLLKRSSLGRSIGLVSLLMAGVFILAGLVWSLGAEKAPEGVATATVAVRRIPDESADPWVEIQPAQPVKIELSYDQFYLIRTGSGLSGWVPKLDIWRLGADDEA; encoded by the coding sequence ATGGCGGGCAAATCAGGAAACCCGAGTATCGCCGGACGTTCAGGATTGGTGATCTCCTTGCGGCGAGGGGTGGGGTATTTTCTTCTGGTACTGTTTCTCTCGGGGGTGGTTGTTCCGAAGGGGGATAGCTCTGCCCAGGAACAGATCCTGGGGTTTCCCGGAGTTCAGGACGAGCGAATTCTTACCGTGAGCGGCCCCCGGCGCTACGAGGTCGTTTTGGGGGAGCGTTTTTCTGCCCAGGTCTTTCTCGATCAGGTTTCTCCTGAAGAAGTGCGGCTCGTTCTTCCGGAGCTTCCCCCGGGGATAGATGTTCAGGAGATACCTGTGCTGATTTCCCGTCCCGACGGTGTTGTGGAGGTGCGTTTGGAGATGATAGCCCGCCAGGCCGGGCGCTTTATCATCGATTCCGTCATGATCGAGACCGACCAGGGCCCCTGGTTTGTGCCCCCCCTGCTTGTGGAGGCGGCCCCCTCGCGAGGAGCATCGGTCCCCTTCGGCGCACGGTGGCGACTCCTTCAGGATCGCGTCTTTCAGGGGCAAAGCGTGCCGGTTGTGCTGGAGATAACCGGGATCGATTCCTTTACCTACCCTGAGTCGATCAACGTCCGTCCTCCTCAAACAGGACTCTTTGAGGAGATCAGCGGTGTGGGGCGCGTCGTAACCCAGTCCGTGGCGGGGGTAGAACTCTTCACCATTCCCGTGGCGGTCTTCCTTTTCACACCGACCTCGTCAGGCCAGGTCGTCCTTCCAGCCGCCTCTGTGGAAGCTCTGGCGGTAACAGCCCATACAACGGCTCTGGAGATTCCCGTGGAGCCCTTGCCTCCCGCCGTTGACCTCACGGGAGCGGTGGGACGCTTTGATTATTCCCTTTCCCTGGACAGGGAGCTTCTGCGGGAGGGCGAGACGGGAGAGCTGGTCATGCATATTGAGGGGGAGGGGAACCTGCTGGTCCTGGATTTCCCCCGGGTTTCTCTCGTGGGGCTCTCCGAGGTGGACGAGAATGATTCCAGTGATGTTCTCCCCGACACCGAGTCGCTACTGGGCTACCGGGGAACCCGGACCAGAACACTCCGGTTCCAGCCGCTGGAGGAAGAAGGCCGTGGCTCTATCACGGTGAGCGCCTTCTCGTACCTCGATCCTGAAACTGCCGTGGTTCACACCGTCTCTCCCCGGACCTTTTTTCTGGAGTTGCTCTCGGAGTCTGAAGAGCGAGTTGGCGACCGGGAGTCCCCCGAATTGAATCTGCTCTCTCTGGCGGAGCTGCAGCAACCTCGATGGTATCGCCTGAGAGATCTGGTCTGGCCCTTTTTTTTCTTTCTTCTGGGTCCTCTGGTATTTGCAGTCGTCCGGCTCCTCTCGGTTCGCTCGAGTGGTGGGGGGAAGGGGCGGGGAGTATCCCGAACGGGGGCGATCTCCCTGGTTCTGGGCGGGTTTCTCTTTCTTTCGGCAGGAACCATCGTTCCCCTGCTGAACCAACGGCGCCTCCTTCGCGCTGAAGAGCTCCTCTCCCAGGGTAAGGCCGATGTGGCGGGTGTTCTCTACGATCTTGAGCTTCAGGACCATCCCAACCACGCAGGCCTGCATTTCAACAGAGGCGTTCTGGCCCTTCAGGCCGATAACGCCCTCGCGACGGTGTACCACCTTCGCCGTGCAGCCCGTCTTGCTCCCGAAAAAAGCGCATTCCGCGAGGCCTTGCAGGAGGCCAGCCTCTATTTTGATATTCCCGACCAGCTGGAACTCCCTGCGGCGGTACGGCCGGATTTCTTCTTTCTCGCGCTTTTTGCGGTATGGACCCTCTTCTGGATGCTCCTGCTGAAGCGGTCATCCCTGGGGAGGTCGATCGGTCTGGTGAGTCTGCTCATGGCCGGTGTATTTATCCTGGCGGGGCTTGTCTGGTCTTTGGGGGCAGAGAAGGCCCCTGAAGGGGTGGCCACGGCAACCGTGGCGGTCCGTCGCATTCCCGATGAATCGGCCGACCCCTGGGTGGAAATCCAGCCGGCCCAACCGGTAAAGATTGAATTATCCTACGATCAATTTTATCTTATACGGACCGGATCCGGACTATCCGGGTGGGTCCCAAAACTGGATATATGGCGTTTAGGAGCAGACGATGAAGCCTGA
- a CDS encoding Smr/MutS family protein, protein MKPDPMELYLQRYPPCASATGMKDMDEEEDLRQRLAPRRLPVERTLDLHGMTQEEARLSLGRFLATARAEGIRKVLIIHGKGTHGETGGVLRRLVQGYLEADRSVGATGTPSAQEGGTGATWAIVRQRSR, encoded by the coding sequence ATGAAGCCTGACCCCATGGAACTGTACCTTCAGCGGTATCCCCCCTGCGCATCGGCGACAGGCATGAAGGACATGGATGAGGAAGAGGATCTGCGACAACGGCTTGCTCCACGGCGTCTTCCGGTTGAGCGAACACTGGATCTCCACGGAATGACCCAGGAAGAGGCCCGGCTCTCGCTGGGGCGTTTCTTGGCGACCGCCCGGGCCGAAGGGATCAGGAAAGTGCTGATAATCCACGGAAAGGGAACACACGGAGAGACAGGCGGGGTGCTCCGACGTCTTGTTCAGGGCTATTTGGAGGCCGATCGGTCGGTGGGTGCCACGGGAACCCCCTCTGCTCAGGAGGGCGGTACGGGTGCAACCTGGGCGATCGTCCGTCAGCGTTCGCGATAA
- the infA gene encoding translation initiation factor IF-1, with product MAKEEAIEVEGVVKESLPNTMFRVELKNGHVILTHLSGKMRKHYIRIVPGDRVKVALSPYDLTRGRIIYRER from the coding sequence GTGGCAAAAGAAGAAGCCATTGAGGTAGAAGGAGTTGTCAAGGAATCGCTCCCCAACACCATGTTCCGGGTTGAGCTGAAGAACGGTCATGTCATCCTCACCCACCTTTCAGGCAAGATGCGCAAGCACTACATCAGAATTGTACCGGGAGACCGTGTAAAAGTCGCACTCTCGCCTTACGACCTCACCCGAGGCCGGATCATTTATCGCGAACGCTGA
- a CDS encoding TraR/DksA family transcriptional regulator, whose amino-acid sequence MDQVFVATMKKRLETMRSEILHQLVTEDEEFRAMAGSSDTKDLVDVASNDIDKKILSALGDQELKKLRLIESALARIDSGKYGLCLKSGKPIPRERLEAIPYALYRVEYQSEIERRNR is encoded by the coding sequence ATGGACCAAGTGTTTGTCGCAACAATGAAAAAACGGCTCGAGACTATGAGGTCCGAGATTCTGCACCAGTTAGTTACGGAAGACGAAGAGTTCCGGGCGATGGCTGGTTCAAGCGATACCAAGGATCTGGTTGATGTTGCAAGCAATGATATTGATAAAAAGATTCTCAGTGCCCTGGGCGATCAGGAATTAAAGAAGCTCCGGCTGATCGAGTCGGCTCTGGCACGAATCGACAGCGGGAAATACGGTCTCTGCCTCAAGAGCGGAAAGCCCATTCCCCGGGAGCGTCTTGAAGCGATCCCCTATGCGCTCTATCGCGTGGAATACCAGAGCGAGATCGAACGCAGAAACCGGTAA
- a CDS encoding MBL fold metallo-hydrolase — MLTHRVIVGSMFTNTYIVATGKKECLLIDPGAEGATIIKRLEVMNLVPKAIVFTHGHIDHTSATATILQHYAERGHEISLGIHQDDRPFLGADGHQRNQDLFSHFGELALEAFDSFEQEVPEAEFCFSEGDHILDTDLVVLHTPGHSPGSSCFYSEPRGILFTGDTLFFNTIGRTDLPGGDQDQVLKAVTERLFELPPETRVFPGHGPLTTIEREAQNNPLESKGATI, encoded by the coding sequence ATGCTCACACATCGCGTTATCGTCGGGTCCATGTTTACCAATACCTACATTGTCGCCACGGGAAAGAAGGAGTGTCTTCTGATCGATCCCGGGGCTGAAGGCGCTACGATCATCAAACGTCTGGAGGTGATGAATCTTGTGCCCAAGGCAATTGTATTTACCCACGGCCACATTGACCATACCTCGGCGACCGCAACAATCCTGCAGCACTATGCCGAACGGGGCCACGAAATTTCCCTGGGGATTCATCAGGATGACCGTCCCTTTCTCGGCGCTGACGGCCACCAACGCAACCAGGATCTCTTTTCGCACTTTGGAGAACTCGCCCTGGAAGCCTTTGACAGCTTTGAACAGGAGGTACCCGAGGCGGAGTTTTGCTTCTCTGAAGGGGATCACATTCTGGATACCGATCTGGTGGTGCTCCACACGCCGGGCCACAGCCCGGGCAGCAGCTGCTTCTACAGCGAACCCCGGGGAATTCTTTTTACGGGGGACACCCTCTTTTTTAATACAATCGGCCGAACAGACCTTCCCGGAGGTGATCAGGATCAGGTCCTCAAGGCTGTGACGGAGCGCCTCTTTGAACTCCCCCCGGAGACACGGGTCTTCCCTGGCCACGGTCCCCTGACAACAATAGAGCGGGAGGCCCAGAATAACCCCCTGGAAAGCAAGGGCGCCACGATCTGA